In one window of Microtus pennsylvanicus isolate mMicPen1 chromosome 2, mMicPen1.hap1, whole genome shotgun sequence DNA:
- the Gpihbp1 gene encoding glycosylphosphatidylinositol-anchored high density lipoprotein-binding protein 1, with the protein MEALRAVLLVLLISGQSAGSRWAQEEDGDTDLGSESYGYDDDYEEEEEEETNETPESRDRESLQCYMCQSLHSGESCNQTQSCYHSHDFCTTLVSHGNTDKGLLTTYSMWCTDTCRPFTKTVSGTQMIKTCCQSKLCNIPPWQSPQVRDSPGGWAGSPVDSGIRDTQGGIARPPMDRGTRGPQGSRVDLPPVVKVVPPQSGGASLPKDSRDGHPRDSGAGCPPGWPKFGNTVFLLSLLTSLWA; encoded by the exons ATGGAGGCACTCAGGGCTGTCCTCCTGGTCTTGCTGATAAGTGGACAGTCAG CAGGGAGCAGGTGGGCACAAGAAGAAGATGGCGACACGGACTTGGGGTCAGAGAGCTACGGCTACGATGACGACTacgaagaggaggaagaagaggagaccAACGAGACCCCGGAAAGCAGGGACAGAG AATCCCTACAGTGCTACATGTGCCAGTCGCTACATAGTGGAGAGAGCTGCAACCAGACACAGAGCTGCTACCACAGCCACGACTTCTGCACCACGTTAGTCTCCCATGGCAACACTG ACAAGGGTCTCCTGACCACCTATTCCATGTGGTGTACCGATACCTGCAGACCCTTCACCAAGACGGTGTCAGGCACCCAGATGATCAAGACCTGTTGCCAGTCCAAACTGTGCAATATTCCACCCTGGCAGAGCCCCCAAGTCCGGGACTCTCCAGGTGGCTGGGCAGGCAGCCCTGTGGATAGTGGAATCAGAGATACTCAAGGTGGCATTGCACGTCCCCCCATGGATCGTGGAACCAGAGGTCCTCAAGGTAGCAGGGTTGACCTTCCCCCGGTTGTCAAGGTTGTCCCTCCTCAGAGTGGTGGGGCTAGCTTGCCCAAGGATAGCAGGGATGGCCATCCCCGGGACAGTGGGGCAGGATGCCCTCCAGGCTGGCCCAAATTTGGCAATACAGTCTTCCTGCTCAGCCTTCTCACTAGTCTATGGGCATGA
- the Zfp41 gene encoding zinc finger protein 41 homolog, with the protein MEKPAGRKKKTQAPKEEAGVPKATVKGEKASKAKKPTKRSARPRKPRKQPVLSPEDEAHIFDAFDASFKDDFEGVPVFIPFQRKKPYECGECGRIFKHKTDHIRHQRVHTGEKPFKCDQCGKTFRHSSDVTKHLRIHTGEKPFKCGECGKAFNCGSNLLKHQKTHTGEKPYGCEECGKTFAYSSCLIRHRKRHLRKKH; encoded by the coding sequence ATGGAAAAGCCTGCAGGCAGGAAAAAGAAGACCCAGGCCCCAAAGGAGGAAGCAGGGGTTCCAAAGGCCACTGTCAAAGGAGAGAAAGCATCCAAGgcaaaaaaaccaaccaagagGTCAGCGAGGCCCCGGAAGCCCCGCAAACAGCCTGTCCTGAGTCCCGAAGATGAGGCGCATATCTTTGATGCCTTTGATGCCTCATTTAAAGATGACTTTGAGGGCGTCCCCGTGTTTATTCCTTTTCAGAGGAAGAAACCCTACGAGTGTGGTGAATGCGGACGAATCTTCAAACACAAGACAGATCACATCCGCCACCAGagagttcacactggagagaagccctttaAGTGTGACCAGTGTGGGAAGACCTTCAGACACAGCTCAGACGTCACCAAACATCtgagaatccatactggtgagaagccCTTTAAATGTGgggagtgtgggaaggccttcaaCTGTGGCTCCAATCTTCTGAAACACCAgaaaacacacactggagagaagccttatgGCTGCGAGGAATGTGGAAAAACCTTCGCCTACAGCTCCTGCCTCATCCGGCATCGGAAGCGTCATCTGAGGAAGAAGCACTGA